In Aureibaculum algae, the following are encoded in one genomic region:
- a CDS encoding DEAD/DEAH box helicase — protein sequence MANIIKEQQDILEKLKIYTLNPMQEEALEVIDNNDNTIILSPTGTGKTLAFLLPLIARLNPESKEVQALIIVPSRELAIQIEHVIRNMGSGYKANAIYGGRSIAKDKIELKHTPSILIGTPGRLFDHFEQERFSTDQIKTLVVDEYDISFEVGADGEMKDIISYLPNIDKRIFTSATKGAALPKYLNIGKPVTLNYLDDTSGSKLVVKTIVSSSKNKHNTVVALLHELGNEPGIIFCNKKERLEDLSVFLDKKNIAHTRFYADMEQQERERALIKLRNGSVSILLASDLASRGIDVPEMKFIIHYEIPKTEIAYTHRNGRTARVNAKGTAYLIKGDGEVFPDFVGKAPIEKLTNTGERKAQFWTTLFISGGRKDKISKGDIAGLFFKQGEINKDQLGIIELKPDCAFVAVPASIATQLCDKLNNTRLKKKKVRVFRI from the coding sequence ATGGCAAATATCATCAAAGAGCAACAAGACATTCTTGAAAAATTAAAAATTTACACCCTGAATCCAATGCAAGAAGAAGCCTTGGAGGTTATAGATAATAATGATAATACCATCATTTTATCACCTACAGGAACTGGTAAAACCTTGGCCTTTTTATTACCCTTAATTGCAAGATTGAATCCTGAATCAAAAGAAGTACAAGCATTGATTATTGTACCTTCTAGAGAGCTGGCTATTCAGATAGAACACGTAATTAGAAACATGGGTTCTGGGTATAAAGCCAATGCCATTTATGGCGGAAGATCTATTGCAAAAGATAAAATTGAATTGAAACATACGCCTTCTATTCTAATAGGTACGCCTGGTAGACTGTTCGATCATTTTGAGCAAGAACGTTTTTCTACAGACCAGATAAAAACCTTAGTTGTAGACGAATATGATATCTCATTTGAAGTAGGAGCTGATGGCGAAATGAAAGATATTATTAGCTATTTACCAAATATTGATAAGCGTATTTTCACATCCGCTACCAAAGGAGCGGCTTTACCAAAATATCTAAATATTGGAAAACCAGTAACCCTAAACTATCTTGATGATACTTCAGGTTCAAAATTGGTAGTAAAAACAATTGTTTCTTCTTCTAAAAACAAACACAATACGGTTGTGGCCTTATTACATGAGTTGGGTAATGAACCCGGTATTATTTTTTGTAATAAAAAAGAGCGATTGGAAGATTTAAGTGTCTTCTTAGATAAAAAGAACATTGCACATACCCGTTTTTATGCAGATATGGAGCAACAAGAAAGAGAACGTGCCTTAATAAAATTAAGAAATGGAAGTGTTTCTATTCTTCTTGCCAGTGATTTAGCATCACGTGGAATTGATGTTCCAGAGATGAAATTCATTATTCATTATGAAATTCCCAAAACAGAGATAGCGTATACCCATAGAAATGGAAGAACGGCCAGAGTAAATGCAAAAGGAACAGCATATTTGATAAAAGGTGATGGTGAAGTCTTTCCAGACTTTGTAGGGAAAGCACCCATAGAAAAATTAACAAATACAGGTGAACGTAAAGCTCAATTTTGGACTACCTTATTTATTTCTGGTGGTAGAAAAGATAAAATCTCTAAAGGCGATATTGCAGGACTCTTTTTTAAACAAGGTGAAATTAATAAGGACCAATTGGGTATTATAGAATTAAAGCCTGATTGCGCCTTTGTAGCTGTTCCTGCTTCAATTGCTACTCAATTGTGTGATAAATTAAACAACACCCGATTAAAGAAGAAAAAAGTAAGAGTTTTTAGAATTTAG
- a CDS encoding NAD(P)-dependent oxidoreductase, which translates to MKKPTIGFIGLGLMGANMVENLQKRGYELTVIDLNKEAVAAVIARGNASEATSPKELAEKSDIVMLCLTTSAVVEKIVYGDEGILAGIKEGAVLIDFGTSIPESTKKIGKDLANKGAGMIDAPLGRTPAHAKDGLLNIMAAGNKETFEKVKPVLDEQGENIFYLGALGAGHTTKLINNFMGMTTVVAMSQAFAAAKLAGVDGQQLFDIMSSGPSNSPFMKFCKHYAVDNVSDLGFSIANANKDLGYFVQMMKDLGTVSQIAEATSSNLQAAFDADMGSENVPEIFDYFMKLKK; encoded by the coding sequence ATGAAAAAACCTACTATCGGATTTATCGGACTCGGCCTTATGGGAGCCAACATGGTTGAAAACCTTCAAAAGAGGGGTTATGAGCTAACAGTTATAGATCTAAATAAGGAAGCTGTTGCTGCAGTTATCGCTCGCGGTAATGCTAGTGAAGCAACGTCACCAAAAGAATTAGCTGAAAAAAGTGATATCGTAATGCTATGTTTAACCACTTCTGCTGTTGTAGAAAAAATCGTTTATGGCGATGAAGGAATTCTGGCAGGTATAAAAGAAGGTGCTGTATTGATTGATTTCGGAACATCAATTCCTGAATCTACTAAAAAAATAGGTAAAGACCTTGCCAATAAAGGTGCCGGCATGATTGATGCTCCACTAGGTCGTACACCAGCACATGCCAAAGATGGACTACTTAATATTATGGCTGCAGGTAATAAAGAAACCTTCGAAAAAGTAAAACCTGTTCTCGACGAGCAAGGTGAAAACATTTTCTATTTAGGTGCTCTTGGTGCTGGTCATACAACCAAGTTAATTAACAATTTTATGGGTATGACTACTGTTGTAGCTATGTCACAGGCTTTCGCCGCTGCTAAACTTGCAGGTGTAGACGGACAGCAGCTATTTGATATTATGTCATCTGGCCCATCTAATTCACCGTTCATGAAATTTTGTAAACACTATGCTGTAGATAACGTAAGTGATTTAGGTTTCTCAATTGCAAATGCAAATAAAGACTTAGGCTATTTCGTACAGATGATGAAAGATTTAGGTACCGTTTCGCAGATTGCTGAAGCAACTTCGAGTAACCTTCAAGCAGCATTTGATGCTGATATGGGTAGCGAAAATGTTCCTGAAATTTTCGATTACTTCATGAAGTTGAAAAAATAG
- a CDS encoding SDR family NAD(P)-dependent oxidoreductase → MQKEHQEKNTTPEISSEEIDKCIAILERLVTDTDQIFDIPKVKRTALLKASGMLSRPSREEFSRRKKDGKKATKRKQAARDRAARKETGIRSAREAVVFTAPKLLGAAALEEKEQLELESPRNCYVCKAVFTKLHHFYDTMCTECGDFNYAKRFQNADVKGQVAVITGSRLKIGYHITLMLLRGGATVIATTRFPVDSALRFSKEADFTEWGHRLKIHGLDLRHIPSVEIFCNYIEHNYDSLDILINNAAQTVRRPAGFYSHLMENEERPIESLPKFARDLLQDHVGCLDELKVLTSGASSTKNMPVTWHGPEPGIGLRASAKLSQIPYSFDNTLVAQEVFPEGELDADLQQVDLRKTNSWRLKLGEIETTEMIEVQLVNSVAPFVLCNRLSELMKKSNTGQKHIINVSAMEGKFHRFFKESRHPHTNMAKAALNMLTHTSARALAKDGIFMNAVDTGWVTDEDPAELAKRKQDLHDFQPPLDIVDGAARVMDPLFDGINTGKHWCGQFLKDYKPIDW, encoded by the coding sequence ATGCAGAAAGAGCATCAAGAAAAAAACACAACTCCAGAAATTTCATCTGAGGAAATTGACAAGTGTATTGCTATACTTGAACGATTAGTTACCGATACCGATCAGATTTTTGATATTCCTAAAGTAAAGCGTACTGCTTTATTAAAAGCATCAGGAATGCTTTCTAGGCCAAGTAGAGAAGAATTTTCTCGTAGAAAAAAGGATGGAAAGAAAGCTACTAAACGTAAACAAGCCGCAAGAGATAGAGCCGCTCGTAAAGAAACAGGAATTAGAAGTGCACGTGAAGCAGTGGTGTTTACTGCACCTAAATTATTAGGTGCTGCAGCCTTAGAAGAAAAAGAACAATTAGAATTAGAATCGCCTAGAAACTGTTACGTCTGTAAAGCCGTATTTACAAAATTGCATCACTTCTATGATACTATGTGTACCGAATGTGGCGATTTCAACTATGCAAAACGTTTTCAGAATGCCGATGTAAAAGGGCAAGTTGCAGTTATTACAGGTTCTCGTCTAAAAATTGGTTATCATATAACGTTGATGTTATTAAGAGGAGGTGCAACCGTTATTGCTACCACACGTTTTCCAGTAGATTCTGCATTACGTTTCTCTAAAGAAGCTGATTTTACGGAGTGGGGACATCGTTTGAAAATTCACGGACTGGATTTACGACATATACCAAGTGTTGAAATTTTTTGTAATTATATTGAGCATAACTATGATAGCTTAGATATTTTAATAAACAATGCTGCTCAAACAGTACGTCGTCCTGCAGGTTTTTATTCCCATTTAATGGAAAATGAAGAACGACCTATAGAATCGTTACCAAAATTTGCTAGAGATTTACTTCAAGATCATGTAGGTTGTTTAGACGAATTAAAAGTATTGACTTCAGGAGCCTCTTCTACTAAAAATATGCCAGTAACATGGCACGGTCCCGAACCCGGAATTGGTTTGAGAGCTTCTGCAAAACTGTCTCAAATACCATATAGTTTTGACAATACATTGGTTGCTCAAGAGGTGTTCCCTGAAGGGGAATTGGACGCAGATTTACAACAAGTAGATTTAAGAAAAACCAACAGCTGGCGTTTAAAACTTGGTGAAATAGAAACCACTGAAATGATAGAAGTCCAGTTAGTGAATTCCGTAGCACCATTTGTGCTCTGCAATCGCCTTTCAGAATTGATGAAAAAAAGCAATACGGGTCAAAAACATATTATTAATGTTTCCGCAATGGAAGGGAAGTTTCATCGCTTTTTTAAGGAAAGTCGACACCCACATACTAACATGGCCAAAGCAGCTTTAAATATGCTAACGCATACTTCCGCAAGAGCCTTAGCCAAAGATGGTATTTTTATGAATGCCGTTGATACGGGATGGGTAACCGATGAAGATCCTGCAGAATTAGCCAAAAGAAAACAAGATTTACATGACTTTCAACCACCATTAGATATTGTTGACGGTGCTGCACGAGTTATGGATCCTCTTTTTGACGGAATTAATACGGGTAAACATTGGTGTGGTCAGTTTCTAAAAGACTATAAACCTATTGATTGGTAA
- a CDS encoding VF530 family protein translates to MSTEQPNNPLHGLKLAKILDDLVEHYGWDGLDQRIKINCFHSNPTVKSSLKFLRKTQWARDKVERLYLSTKFKSND, encoded by the coding sequence ATGAGTACAGAACAACCTAACAATCCGTTACACGGTTTAAAGCTCGCTAAAATATTAGATGATCTTGTAGAGCACTATGGCTGGGATGGCTTAGACCAACGTATTAAAATCAACTGTTTTCATTCCAATCCCACGGTAAAATCAAGCTTAAAGTTTTTACGTAAAACGCAGTGGGCACGAGATAAAGTAGAAAGGTTGTATTTAAGTACGAAGTTTAAAAGTAACGATTAA
- the rimK gene encoding 30S ribosomal protein S6--L-glutamate ligase, giving the protein MKFAILSANPNLYSTKRIKEAGEKKGHEMIIIDHTKCDLVIEKKKPIVIYKDQEITDVHAVIPRIGASVTFFGTAVVRQFEMMKIFTATESQALVRSRDKLRSLQILARAGLDLPKTVFSNYSKNVSNIIDKVGGAPLVIKLLEGTQGLGVVLADNRNSAESILEAFNGLQARVIVQEFVKEAKGADLRAFIVDGVVVGAMKRQGKEGEFRSNLHRGGSANIIELTDEEENAALKAARVMGLGIAGVDMLQSERGPLILEVNSSPGLEGIESATGKDIATQIIKYIERNADH; this is encoded by the coding sequence ATGAAATTCGCCATACTATCTGCCAATCCCAATTTATATTCAACAAAAAGAATAAAGGAAGCAGGTGAAAAAAAGGGTCATGAAATGATCATTATCGATCATACAAAATGTGACCTTGTTATTGAAAAAAAGAAACCTATTGTAATTTATAAGGATCAAGAAATAACAGATGTACATGCTGTAATTCCAAGAATTGGAGCTTCTGTAACCTTTTTTGGGACTGCCGTTGTACGACAGTTTGAAATGATGAAAATTTTTACTGCTACAGAGTCACAGGCATTGGTAAGGTCTAGAGACAAATTAAGAAGTCTTCAAATTTTAGCTAGAGCAGGTCTTGATTTACCAAAAACAGTATTTAGTAATTATTCAAAAAATGTAAGTAATATTATTGATAAAGTTGGGGGTGCACCACTTGTCATAAAATTATTGGAAGGCACACAGGGACTTGGTGTAGTGTTGGCAGATAATAGAAATTCAGCGGAATCTATTTTAGAAGCTTTTAATGGCCTACAAGCTAGAGTTATTGTTCAAGAGTTTGTAAAGGAAGCCAAAGGTGCTGATTTACGTGCTTTTATTGTAGACGGAGTTGTTGTAGGAGCCATGAAAAGACAAGGTAAAGAAGGTGAGTTTAGATCAAATTTACACAGAGGAGGATCTGCAAATATTATTGAATTAACAGATGAAGAAGAAAATGCAGCATTAAAAGCAGCCAGGGTAATGGGATTGGGCATTGCCGGTGTAGACATGTTACAATCAGAGAGAGGCCCATTAATTTTAGAAGTCAATTCTTCACCTGGACTTGAAGGTATTGAGAGTGCAACGGGTAAAGATATTGCAACTCAAATAATTAAATATATAGAAAGAAATGCAGATCACTAA
- a CDS encoding ATP-dependent zinc protease family protein — protein MEIEKLKVIGSEEWCSFDELKIPAILARIDSGAKTSSIQAKKIKLFTKNNEDWVQFVVYPIQKNKSISVTCEAKFFDKRLIKNSFGTSEERIIIKTPITIGEDTFDIELSLANRSAMQFAMLLGRNAIAHRYVIHSGVKQVQNRLLRKVALAKYKS, from the coding sequence TTGGAAATAGAAAAACTGAAAGTAATAGGAAGTGAAGAATGGTGTTCATTTGACGAATTAAAAATTCCAGCTATACTTGCTAGAATCGATTCTGGAGCAAAAACTTCCTCAATTCAAGCAAAGAAAATTAAATTATTTACAAAGAATAATGAAGATTGGGTACAGTTTGTTGTGTATCCCATACAGAAAAATAAAAGTATTAGTGTAACTTGTGAGGCGAAGTTTTTTGACAAACGATTGATTAAGAATTCTTTTGGCACTTCAGAAGAACGAATTATTATAAAAACTCCTATTACCATAGGTGAAGATACTTTTGATATTGAACTTTCACTAGCCAATCGTAGTGCTATGCAATTTGCAATGCTTCTTGGACGTAATGCTATTGCCCATCGCTATGTCATTCATTCTGGAGTTAAACAGGTTCAGAACAGGCTTTTAAGAAAAGTGGCGTTGGCAAAATATAAATCTTAA
- a CDS encoding mechanosensitive ion channel family protein, whose amino-acid sequence MTIYISQLYLMNTLSQWLIALAYIAGGIIVAKVAYFIFKRISKGLVSHSKSMLDDVLVETLEKPVILAITILGFYIGMKHLNMTDDITLIISNTVKVLIVICITWFIVRLVNAIVQEYMEPAIDSSNSKSKRQLLPIITKVITITIWILGVIIAFNTIGYNLAGLIAGLGIGGLAFALAAKDYLQNIFGGISVFTDKPFSIDDRIKIDGFDGKVEEIGIRSSRIRTLSGSLVTIPNSMFINNSVENVALEPTRKIMLRLGLTYDTNAQKMKESMDILKAIVADNQDIVTEEPVVFFENFADFSLVLLFIYYIRKEADIPQAQNKINLDILDRFEKAGLEFAFPTQTIYNIKQ is encoded by the coding sequence ATGACAATATATATATCACAACTATACCTAATGAACACCTTATCTCAATGGCTAATTGCACTTGCTTATATTGCTGGAGGTATCATTGTTGCCAAAGTAGCTTACTTCATCTTTAAACGTATCTCTAAGGGACTGGTAAGCCATTCAAAATCAATGTTAGATGATGTATTGGTTGAAACCTTGGAAAAACCCGTTATTCTAGCCATAACAATTCTCGGATTCTATATTGGTATGAAGCATCTAAATATGACGGATGACATCACGCTTATCATCTCAAATACAGTTAAAGTACTCATCGTAATTTGTATTACTTGGTTTATAGTGCGGTTGGTTAATGCTATAGTACAAGAATATATGGAGCCAGCTATCGATAGCTCTAATAGTAAATCAAAGCGACAGTTATTACCAATTATTACCAAAGTTATTACCATAACCATATGGATTTTAGGAGTTATCATTGCTTTTAATACCATTGGTTACAATTTAGCAGGGCTAATTGCAGGTTTGGGAATTGGAGGTCTTGCTTTTGCTTTAGCAGCGAAAGATTATCTTCAGAATATCTTTGGTGGTATTTCTGTATTTACCGACAAACCCTTTTCAATTGACGATCGTATAAAAATTGATGGTTTTGATGGTAAAGTAGAAGAAATAGGTATTCGTAGTTCTAGAATAAGAACCTTGTCTGGCTCTTTAGTAACCATACCTAATTCAATGTTTATCAATAATAGTGTTGAAAATGTAGCCTTAGAACCTACTCGAAAAATTATGTTACGATTAGGCTTAACCTATGATACCAATGCTCAAAAAATGAAAGAATCAATGGATATTTTAAAAGCCATTGTTGCTGACAATCAAGATATTGTTACTGAAGAACCGGTTGTGTTTTTTGAAAATTTTGCAGATTTTTCATTGGTATTATTATTCATTTACTACATCCGTAAAGAGGCTGACATTCCACAAGCTCAAAATAAGATCAATTTGGATATCTTAGATCGATTTGAAAAGGCAGGATTAGAATTTGCCTTCCCAACGCAAACTATATACAACATCAAACAATAA
- a CDS encoding acyltransferase family protein, which yields MTEIKRRYDLDWLRVIAILAVYFHHIGMPFNGDKFHIMNSDTSKTLDDIMVFFEQFRLPLLFLVSGAGTMFAFSKRTWIQFLKERSTRLLIPLVFGVLFIVPPQTYYEHIETYTSYFDVYRNGSFETNHLWFIENLFVLSVLLIPLILLLRSSKLDGFIGLLDRITTRKYGMLLWVLPLILITILLKQLYPSDSKAITNLSSTFFYGYFFVSGMIFTTSKNSWNHLKLYRKFNFVAFIISTILFYTYYFLPNEVISPYVTINMRWNIWYAVCALVSWSVVITVLGYGQVWLNTKSAFLKKCNEAIYPFYVLHQTIIIVVGYYIIQLEASIFIKIILLIATSLPLILLIYRFLIYPFKIPRILFGMKSKEGLK from the coding sequence TTGACAGAAATTAAACGACGCTACGATTTAGATTGGTTACGTGTAATTGCTATACTCGCAGTGTATTTTCATCATATTGGAATGCCTTTTAATGGAGATAAATTTCATATTATGAATTCAGATACTAGTAAAACATTGGATGATATAATGGTGTTTTTTGAGCAATTTAGATTACCCTTATTGTTTTTAGTTTCTGGTGCGGGTACAATGTTTGCATTTTCAAAAAGAACTTGGATTCAATTTTTGAAAGAACGAAGTACACGTTTATTAATTCCGCTCGTTTTTGGAGTGTTGTTTATTGTGCCGCCACAAACCTATTATGAACATATAGAAACCTATACTTCCTATTTTGATGTGTATAGAAATGGTTCTTTTGAAACCAATCACTTGTGGTTTATCGAAAACTTATTTGTTTTGTCAGTACTACTTATTCCTTTGATTTTACTTTTAAGATCATCAAAATTGGATGGGTTTATAGGGCTATTAGATCGAATTACCACTAGAAAATATGGAATGCTGTTATGGGTACTTCCCTTAATTTTAATCACCATTTTGTTAAAACAGCTATACCCTAGCGATTCAAAAGCGATTACAAATCTATCCTCAACTTTCTTTTATGGCTACTTTTTTGTGTCTGGGATGATTTTTACGACGTCAAAGAATAGTTGGAATCATCTAAAATTGTATCGAAAATTTAATTTTGTTGCTTTTATAATCAGCACAATTCTATTTTATACCTATTATTTTTTACCCAACGAAGTAATTTCTCCATATGTAACTATAAATATGAGATGGAATATTTGGTATGCCGTTTGTGCGTTGGTGAGTTGGTCAGTGGTAATTACAGTCTTGGGGTATGGTCAAGTTTGGTTGAATACGAAAAGTGCGTTTCTTAAAAAATGTAATGAAGCCATATATCCCTTTTATGTCTTACATCAAACCATTATTATTGTGGTAGGATATTATATCATTCAATTAGAGGCCTCAATTTTTATAAAAATTATACTATTAATAGCGACTTCTCTGCCGTTAATACTTCTAATATATAGATTCTTGATTTATCCATTTAAAATACCCAGAATACTATTTGGCATGAAAAGCAAAGAGGGGTTAAAGTAG
- a CDS encoding LytR/AlgR family response regulator transcription factor — protein MQIANYLKEPYPYYYNNQQRLILVLLLISSLSFCFSYFFEPFTVNVAEHKIGTIWILFIHAFMPFPIAYLYIYLVNRTVKNEMNWTFGKEILNLSIILLIIGAANFLIRDFIYNNPDNWSFRYFWEEIRNTFLVGFLLLAIVLPLNLERLIAKHTASLKKLSPKMLPETNATIVTIKNTGSNEHIEFKIDTFLYAKVESNYTEVYTAAENGIHKVLIRITLKELEEQLKPYARVFKTHRSYLVNLNAIASISGNAQGYHLQLQKGSFKVPVSRSTIADFNAAYSKK, from the coding sequence ATGCAAATTGCAAACTATTTAAAAGAGCCTTATCCGTATTATTATAATAACCAGCAGCGGTTAATATTGGTATTACTACTGATATCAAGTTTGAGCTTTTGCTTTTCTTATTTTTTTGAACCTTTTACTGTTAATGTAGCAGAACATAAAATTGGCACAATATGGATATTGTTTATTCATGCCTTTATGCCCTTTCCAATTGCCTATCTATATATTTATTTGGTCAATAGAACGGTAAAAAATGAGATGAATTGGACCTTTGGAAAGGAAATTTTGAATCTTTCTATTATCCTGTTAATTATAGGTGCTGCAAATTTTTTAATTCGTGATTTTATTTATAACAATCCTGATAATTGGTCATTTCGATATTTTTGGGAAGAAATTCGTAATACATTTTTAGTAGGGTTCTTACTATTGGCTATAGTGTTGCCCTTAAATTTGGAGCGTCTTATTGCTAAACATACGGCTAGCTTAAAAAAGTTGTCGCCTAAAATGCTGCCAGAAACTAATGCGACTATCGTTACCATAAAAAATACAGGATCTAATGAACACATTGAGTTCAAAATTGATACTTTTCTCTACGCTAAAGTGGAAAGTAATTATACAGAGGTCTATACTGCTGCAGAAAATGGTATTCACAAGGTGTTAATTCGAATTACATTGAAGGAACTTGAGGAGCAATTAAAACCCTATGCACGCGTCTTTAAAACACATCGTTCTTATTTGGTCAATTTAAACGCAATTGCATCCATTTCCGGTAATGCACAAGGGTATCATTTGCAATTACAAAAAGGTTCCTTTAAGGTTCCTGTATCTAGATCAACTATCGCCGACTTTAATGCTGCCTATTCGAAAAAATAA
- a CDS encoding phosphate ABC transporter permease: MINIYFTFLLTFAISYISHSQITEPEDSWSGTYRMEFLDKPEQNTSPEQWYTIKKIANENSEEIASRYTSDLERWAIIQVVDTTQHEKKLRRFLFSEDHNEYEQFNWTEQHIKGTMKCVDGGNIFICKTTPKTTVSIDNESFYSNSGIFAVVLHHGVFEFYKEPN; the protein is encoded by the coding sequence GTGATAAATATATATTTTACTTTTTTATTAACATTCGCTATTTCCTACATCTCGCATTCGCAAATCACAGAACCCGAAGATTCTTGGAGTGGTACGTACCGTATGGAATTTTTGGACAAACCTGAACAAAATACAAGTCCAGAACAATGGTATACCATAAAAAAAATTGCGAATGAGAATTCAGAAGAAATTGCCTCTCGCTACACCAGTGATTTAGAACGATGGGCTATTATACAAGTAGTCGACACTACACAGCATGAAAAAAAGTTACGGCGGTTTTTATTTTCTGAAGATCACAATGAATACGAACAGTTTAATTGGACTGAGCAACATATAAAAGGCACCATGAAATGCGTAGATGGTGGCAATATTTTCATATGTAAAACCACACCAAAAACCACCGTAAGCATTGATAATGAAAGTTTTTATTCCAACTCAGGTATATTTGCGGTAGTGCTCCATCATGGCGTTTTCGAATTTTATAAAGAACCAAACTAA
- a CDS encoding LytR/AlgR family response regulator transcription factor gives MTKIKAILIDDEHGARNVLTNLLERNAANIDIVATCNNLEEGVHQIKALHPNVVFLDVQMPNYAGYEIVNFFDTINFEIIFVTAYDQYAIKAFELNAIDYLVKPIDRTKLVKTIGKLERKLNQQAELVDYQALLKTIKDKDFKKIVIPELGNRRIVDIDCIIAIEANGAYSNIYLKNNKTITVSKNLKYFEEVLPEDSSLFRSHRAWIINLEHIELINKTERNIILANGTIRAKISRARIEAFEEAIL, from the coding sequence ATGACTAAAATTAAGGCAATATTAATTGATGATGAGCACGGTGCAAGAAATGTGTTAACAAATCTCTTAGAAAGAAATGCAGCTAATATTGATATTGTGGCAACTTGTAATAATTTAGAGGAGGGCGTACATCAAATTAAAGCGTTACACCCCAATGTTGTTTTTTTAGATGTTCAAATGCCTAACTATGCAGGCTATGAGATTGTAAACTTTTTTGATACTATAAATTTCGAAATTATATTTGTTACAGCATATGATCAATATGCCATAAAAGCATTTGAATTGAATGCCATTGATTATTTAGTAAAACCAATTGATAGAACTAAATTAGTAAAAACAATAGGTAAACTTGAGCGTAAATTAAATCAACAAGCTGAATTAGTAGATTATCAAGCATTATTAAAGACCATAAAAGATAAGGATTTCAAAAAAATAGTAATTCCTGAATTAGGTAACAGAAGAATTGTTGATATTGATTGTATTATTGCAATTGAAGCAAATGGTGCGTATAGCAATATCTATTTAAAGAATAATAAAACAATTACAGTTAGTAAAAATTTAAAATATTTCGAAGAAGTATTGCCTGAAGATTCATCATTATTTCGTTCGCATAGAGCATGGATTATTAATTTAGAGCACATAGAACTTATAAATAAAACAGAACGAAATATTATATTAGCAAATGGTACAATTAGAGCCAAAATTTCTAGAGCTCGTATAGAAGCTTTTGAGGAAGCCATTTTGTAA